A section of the Triticum dicoccoides isolate Atlit2015 ecotype Zavitan chromosome 7A, WEW_v2.0, whole genome shotgun sequence genome encodes:
- the LOC119330453 gene encoding signal recognition particle 9 kDa protein isoform X2, whose protein sequence is MVYFDSWDEFVDRSVQLFRADPITTRYCMKYRHCDGKLVLKVTDDRECLKFKTDQAQDAKKMEKLNNIFFALMTRGPDGKEQAEQQQSKKGRGRRQ, encoded by the exons ATGGTGTACTTCGACTCATGGGACGAGTTCGTCGACCGGTCCGTGCAGCTCTTCCGCGCCGACCCCATCACC ACTCGCTATTGTATGAAGTACCGGCACTGCGACGGGAAGCTCGTGCTCAAGGTCACCGACGACCGCGAG TGCTTGAAGTTCAAGACGGATCAAGCTCAGGACGCAAAGAAGATGGAGAAGCTCAACAACATCTTTTTCGCTCTCATGACTCGTGGACCTGATG GGAAGGAACAAGCGGAGCAGCAGCAATCAAAGAAGGGACGGGGCAGGAGGCAGTAG
- the LOC119330453 gene encoding signal recognition particle 9 kDa protein isoform X1: MVYFDSWDEFVDRSVQLFRADPITTRYCMKYRHCDGKLVLKVTDDRECLKFKTDQAQDAKKMEKLNNIFFALMTRGPDADISEVSGKEQAEQQQSKKGRGRRQ, translated from the exons ATGGTGTACTTCGACTCATGGGACGAGTTCGTCGACCGGTCCGTGCAGCTCTTCCGCGCCGACCCCATCACC ACTCGCTATTGTATGAAGTACCGGCACTGCGACGGGAAGCTCGTGCTCAAGGTCACCGACGACCGCGAG TGCTTGAAGTTCAAGACGGATCAAGCTCAGGACGCAAAGAAGATGGAGAAGCTCAACAACATCTTTTTCGCTCTCATGACTCGTGGACCTGATG CTGACATAAGCGAGGTTTCAGGGAAGGAACAAGCGGAGCAGCAGCAATCAAAGAAGGGACGGGGCAGGAGGCAGTAG